The following are encoded in a window of Diorhabda sublineata isolate icDioSubl1.1 chromosome 3, icDioSubl1.1, whole genome shotgun sequence genomic DNA:
- the LOC130441674 gene encoding uncharacterized protein LOC130441674, protein MAVSGLNNSCSQIKYSSDVNIRSNINSIEFKINCLIIPQITDKLPAFSFDKNILDIPKNLTLADPNFNESSQVEMLVSASLFWKLLRIGQISLGHNKPVLQKTFGWIISGEIPQTIANYLTRCNFISNSEIDNQLKKFWQIEEYENAPVSSNDVEIEALFKTTTQRAEDGRFIVRLPLKLPSNLLGESKNIALKRLHSMENKLKGNDNLKQQYGQFMSEYIELNHMSKLQNKRDENDGYFIPHHFVKKESSVTTKLRVVFDASCKTDSGYSLNDLQFVGPTIQQDLFSIITRFRTHEFVLAGDITKMYRQILIHPDDRKLQKIWWRTDTTKSIEQYELNTVTYGTASAPFLAIRCLHELAYHIEHIETYPIASKIILNDFYVDDLLTGSDDLEELHTLYHEISLILKSGQFSLNKTCLWSDSTITLHWIKSIPSTWKVFVANRVEEIQNLTNKTDWRYINTLSNPADIISRGVYPENLKNLQLWWSGPEWLQLPEDKWPIDITNDINSNYSQEIKVELQSKPARALAAIDSLNLFNKYSKLTKLQRVVAYILRFRNNTLNMTEHKEYGPLTCQELENSLKTLIKISQIQTFCTEISDIRQTNTVSKGSNLLQLNPFLDSEGILRVGGRLTKSNFNFEKKFPIILSGKHTLSKLTVQYEHIRLLHAGPQQVLASLREQYWIISARNLIKKTIHNCVTCFRVKPKALNYLMGDLPDIRVTPSRSFLNCGIDYCGPFKLRDRKI, encoded by the exons atgGCTGTTTCCGGTTTAAATAATTCGTGCAGTCAAATTAAATATTCGTCAGATGTAAACATACGTTCAAATATTAACTcaatagaatttaaaataaattgtttaataatacCACAAATTACAGATAAATTACCAGcattttcatttgataaaaatattctggatataccaaaaaatttaaCGCTAGCGGATCCAAACTTTAACGAATCAAGTCAAGTGGAAATGCTGGTGAGCGCCAgcttattttggaaattattacgAATTGGACAAATATCATTAGGTCACAATAAGCCAGTcctacaaaaaacgtttggGTGGATTATCTCAGGCGAGATTCCACAAACTATTGCAAATTACTTAACGCGTTGCAACTTCATTTCAAATTCGGAAATTGACAAccaattgaagaaattttggcAAATTGAAGAATATGAAAATGCTCCAGTTTCATCTAATGATGTAGAAATCGAAGCTCTATTTAAAACAACAACACAACGTGCAGAAGATGGACGTTTTATTGTTAGATTGCCGTTAAAACTCCCTAGTAATCTATTAGGCGAATCAAAGAATATCGCGTTGAAACGTTTACATTctatggaaaataaattaaaggGTAACGATAATTTGAAACAGCAGTATGGTCAATTCATGAGTGAATACATTGAATTAAATCATATGTCAAAATTGCAAAACAAACGTGATGAAAACGATGGCTATTTTATACCACATCATTTCGTAAAGAAAGAATCAAGTGTAACTACTAAATTACGAGTCGTGTTCGACGCATCGTGCAAAACTGATTCCGGGTATTCATTGAACGATTTACAGTTTGTAGGGCCCACAATTCAGCAAGATTTATTCTCGATAATCACTAGATTTCGTACACATGAATTTGTTCTAGCAGGTGATATTACGAAAATGTATCGCCAAATTTTAATACATCCTGATGAtagaaaattacagaaaatctGGTGGCGTACAGATACAACAAAATCAATCGAACAGTATGAGCTGAACACAGTAACGTATGGTACAGCGTCTGCGCCCTTTCTAGCCATTCGGTGTCTTCACGAACTAGCTTATCATATAGAACATATAGAAACTTACCCCATTGCAAgcaaaatcattttaaatgatttttatgtCGACGACCTTTTAACAGGTTCAGATGACTTGGAGGAATTACATACTTTATATCACGAAATAAGTTTAATATTGAAATCAGGACAATTCTCATTGAATAA AACATGTTTATGGAGTGATTCCACGATCACGCTCCATTGGATAAAGTCTATACCAAGTACTTGGAAGGTATTCGTTGCCAACCGGGTAGAAGAAATTCAAAATCTGACTAATAAAACCGATTGGAGGTATATAAATACTTTGTCTAATCCCGCGGATATAATATCCAGAGGCGTATAtcctgaaaatttaaaaaatttacaattatggTGGTCAGGTCCTGAGTGGCTACAATTACCAGAAGATAAGTGGCCTATCGACATAACAAATgacataaattcaaattattcgcAAGAAATCAAAGTAGAATTGCAAAGTAAACCTGCAAGGGCTTTAGCAGCGATCGACAGTTTGAATCTATTCAATAAATACTCCAAATTGACTAAACTACAACGTGTAGTAGCATACATATTGAGATTTCGAAACAACACATTAAATATGACGGAGCATAAGGAGTACGGTCCTTTAACTTGTCAAGAATTAGAAAATTCGttaaaaacattaattaaaatCTCTCAAATTCAAACGTTTTGTACTGAAATATCCGATATACGACAAACCAATACAGTAAGTAAAGGAAGTAACTTGTTACAACTAAACCCATTTTTAGACAGCGAGGGCATCCTCAGAGTTGGCGGGAGattaacaaaatcaaatttcaactttgagaaaaaatttccGATAATACTTTCTGGCAAACATACTCTATCAAAATTAACCGTACAATATGAACATATCCGTTTATTGCACGCGGGTCCACAACAAGTTTTAGCATCTTTACGCGAACAATATTGGATAATATCGGCGcgtaatctaataaaaaaaactattcacaATTGTGTCACGTGCTTCCGAGTAAAACCAAAGGcactaaattatttaatggGTGATTTACCAGATATTCGAGTAACTCCAAGCAGATCGTTTTTAAACTGTGGCATAGATTATTGCGGTCCATTCAAATTAAGAGATCGGAAAATTTAA
- the LOC130441675 gene encoding uncharacterized protein LOC130441675, with protein sequence MSRRGKCVNIYSDNAKTYVGANAEIQKLLKSAEGQVLTEMGQQGINWHFIPPRSPNFGGIWEAGEKSTKYHIKRVIGESILTYEEFSTVLAQIEACLNSRPLYPLSCDPTDLNLITPAHFLIGEALTALPTPNCTIVKESLLSRLRRCNKMTRWSKEYISELQVRRKWKHHYPNFLKPGILVLIKEDHLPPLQWSLGRIVELHPGSDGITRVVTVKTVNAVLKRPVSKICVLPNEGI encoded by the coding sequence ATGTCAAGACGTGGTAAATGTGTAAATATCTATTCTGATAATGCTAAAACTTACGTTGGCGCTAATGctgaaatacaaaaattattaaaatcagcTGAAGGCCAGGTCTTAACTGAAATGGGACAACAAGGAATTAATTGGCATTTTATCCCGCCCAGATCTCCAAATTTCGGAGGCATTTGGGAAGCTGGAGAGAAATCAACGAAATATCATATAAAACGTGTCATTGGAGAATCAATACTCACTTATGAAGAATTCAGTACGGTACTCGCGCAGATCGAGGCATGTTTAAACTCACGACCACTCTATCCTCTTTCCTGTGACCCTACTGATCTTAACCTTATAACCCCAGCACATTTTTTGATCGGAGAAGCTCTTACGGCTTTACCAACACCAAATTGTACTATCGTGAAGGAGTCATTGTTATCGAGACTAAGGCGCTGCAATAAAATGACTCGCTGGTCCAAAGAATACATATCAGAACTCCAAGTCAGGAGGAAGTGGAAACATCATTACCCAAATTTTCTAAAACCTGGAATACTTGTCCTTATAAAGGAAGATCATCTACCACCTCTTCAATGGAGTCTGGGCAGAATCGTCGAACTTCACCCAGGAAGTGACGGAATAACGAGAGTGGTAACGGTGAAAACAGTGAATGCAGTGTTAAAAAGGCCTGTCTCAAAAATATGTGTTTTACCTAATGAAGGAATTTAA